The Cellulomonas sp. S1-8 genomic sequence GTGAGGGCGGCGATGAGGGCGCACCGCGCGAGGACGCGCTCGACCGTCGCCGCGTCCACCTCGTGCAGCGCCGCGCGTCGGTCGGCGCCCAGCAGGCCCGCGGACCACAGCCCGTCGATCAGGCCACCCATGAAGGAGTCGCCGGCACCGACGGTGTCCGCGACCGTGACCCGCGGGGCGGGCACGCTCAGCCGTGCCCCGGCGGACGTGCTCGCGAATGCACCGTCCCCGCCGTGCGTGACGACGACGAGCGCGGGACCCGACCGGCTCCAGTCCTCGGCGACCTCGGCCGGTGCGACGCCCGGCAGCAGCCACGCCAGGTCCTCGTCGCTGACCTTGACGACGTCGGCCGCGCGGACCAGGCGCTCGACGACGGGCAGCACGTCGGCAGGGTCCCCCATGAGGGCCGGGCGCAGGTTCGGGTCGTACGTGGTCGTCGACGTCGCGCGCCGGCTCTCGAGCAGCTCGGCGACCCGGGGGGCGCCCGGCGTCAGCACCGTCGCGATCGACCCGGTGTGCACGACGAGCGCGTCGTCGTCCTCGTCCCACGTCGAGGGCAGGTCCCACTCGAGGTCGAACGCGTAGGTCGCGACACCGGCCGCGTCGAGGTGGGCGGTCGCCACGGGGGTGCGCGCGGGCGCGCGGTCCCCGCGCAGCACGCGCACACCCGACGCCTCGAGGTGGCGGCGCACGAGGTCGCCGTGCGCGTCCGGCGCGAGCCAGGTCAGCAGGTCGACCCGCCGGCCGAGCCGTGCCAGACCGAGCGCCACGTTGGCGGGGCTGCCGCCGGGGAAGTCGTCGCGCGACCCGTCGGGTCGCCTCACCGCGTCGACCAGCGCCTCGCCGATCACCAGGGCACGTCCGTGCGTGCTGTCGCTCACCGCTCCTCCTCCTCGTCGGGGCTGCCCGCCGGCTCCTCGCTCAGGTCGGGTCCGCCGTCGTCCGCCGCCGGCCCGCCGCGCGCGGCGGTGAGCCGGGCCCGGGCCCCGTCGAGCCACTGCTGGCAGCGCGC encodes the following:
- a CDS encoding exodeoxyribonuclease VII small subunit; protein product: MPDPAALGYEQARDELVSIVARLESGTGTLEESLALWERGEALAARCQQWLDGARARLTAARGGPAADDGGPDLSEEPAGSPDEEEER
- a CDS encoding carbohydrate kinase family protein; its protein translation is MSDSTHGRALVIGEALVDAVRRPDGSRDDFPGGSPANVALGLARLGRRVDLLTWLAPDAHGDLVRRHLEASGVRVLRGDRAPARTPVATAHLDAAGVATYAFDLEWDLPSTWDEDDDALVVHTGSIATVLTPGAPRVAELLESRRATSTTTYDPNLRPALMGDPADVLPVVERLVRAADVVKVSDEDLAWLLPGVAPAEVAEDWSRSGPALVVVTHGGDGAFASTSAGARLSVPAPRVTVADTVGAGDSFMGGLIDGLWSAGLLGADRRAALHEVDAATVERVLARCALIAALTVSRPGADPPSGAELEAAQQRDAVSTGADA